The Kosakonia sacchari SP1 genome includes a window with the following:
- a CDS encoding virulence factor SrfC family protein, translating to MSASVKTTQALATWINDNRQHAPLLDDDADALLSRLTTAAAEESALREAVDAPCTVGLYGHSQAAKAHLLTALCGSGNGRLNVRPGEKTLDYFTHINPGHALTSMALRFSQHLAPMDEGFPLCLRIISEADLVQIFIAHAIQQPELRAVDKSVMEDRVAKWRSLRQPNAVPGITAEDIGAIARFWRAAVPSSQQQMDDALWYQFACLLPSLDLSARASAWSLLWGEQQELTQQWLSLAHTLHQTGNAQELAAPLSIMVDTFALPTDGFLTPSEPGSGEIHDEVVVHPWSNEQLHNAVSIPLATLALITRELVLPVENAVLTAVDILDIPAPGPQDGQPLWRSKCRWLLESYRQRLQPDVLMICNATLERSATATTARALLNWVKETQSGQETALPGLVWAITPQDARFTLAQNLDEAVQQLIGKPGQHWGTLQALDASSLQRLLEWLVQATAPGLRQQRLKALTERHQRALRDLLQPWLATAVKDAVAQRASAESVVRELQGQASRHGELLEGLQPDMQQFDTLWKVQQPREEKVSGLFNESIDLFAESAESSEPQAVSKDIGQQAHALWVNHVRQWSRNDDNAARLGLSPAALRQMAEIVIVSSYRLNLPDQLQKIMQRDTACAAQLYAAIGNFVAWLGYAEIAQADRPESRVNKGSTIFSSGTDGATQTRLTRLSEQPVHAATRYVYDWLVALYHRAIENIGYSHPLDISPAARKKLKSLLP from the coding sequence TCGCGTCTGACGACTGCCGCAGCCGAGGAAAGCGCGCTGCGTGAAGCGGTCGACGCGCCCTGCACCGTTGGGTTGTATGGTCACTCACAAGCGGCTAAAGCGCATCTGCTGACAGCGCTGTGCGGCAGCGGTAACGGACGGCTTAATGTGCGTCCCGGCGAAAAAACACTGGATTACTTCACTCATATCAATCCCGGCCATGCCCTGACCAGCATGGCGCTGCGCTTTAGTCAGCATCTCGCGCCGATGGATGAGGGTTTCCCGCTGTGCCTGCGCATTATCAGTGAAGCCGATCTGGTGCAGATTTTTATTGCGCATGCCATTCAGCAGCCGGAATTGCGCGCCGTTGATAAATCGGTGATGGAAGACCGCGTCGCGAAATGGCGCTCACTGCGCCAACCGAATGCGGTGCCGGGGATCACGGCGGAAGATATTGGCGCAATTGCCCGCTTCTGGCGCGCGGCGGTGCCGTCATCGCAGCAGCAGATGGACGATGCGCTGTGGTATCAGTTTGCTTGCCTGTTGCCTTCCCTGGATCTCAGCGCCCGCGCCAGCGCCTGGTCGCTGTTATGGGGCGAGCAGCAGGAGCTCACGCAGCAGTGGTTGTCGCTGGCACACACCCTTCACCAGACCGGGAACGCGCAGGAACTGGCGGCACCGCTGAGTATTATGGTGGATACCTTTGCCCTGCCAACCGACGGTTTCTTAACACCATCGGAACCCGGTAGCGGTGAGATCCATGACGAAGTGGTAGTGCATCCGTGGTCAAATGAGCAGTTGCACAACGCGGTCAGTATTCCGCTGGCAACCCTTGCGCTGATTACGCGCGAACTGGTTTTGCCGGTGGAAAACGCGGTGTTAACGGCCGTGGATATTCTCGATATTCCGGCACCGGGTCCACAAGATGGCCAGCCGTTGTGGCGTAGCAAATGCCGCTGGCTGCTGGAAAGCTACCGCCAGCGCCTGCAACCGGATGTGCTGATGATTTGTAATGCGACGCTGGAACGTTCAGCCACCGCGACCACTGCGCGCGCATTATTAAACTGGGTCAAAGAGACGCAATCCGGTCAGGAAACGGCGCTGCCAGGGCTGGTGTGGGCGATTACACCGCAGGATGCGCGCTTTACGCTGGCGCAGAATCTGGACGAAGCCGTTCAGCAGCTTATTGGTAAACCGGGTCAGCACTGGGGAACGTTGCAGGCGCTGGATGCCAGCAGTTTGCAGCGTCTGCTTGAATGGCTGGTGCAGGCGACAGCGCCTGGCCTGCGTCAGCAGCGTTTGAAAGCGCTGACTGAGCGTCATCAGCGTGCCCTTCGCGATCTGCTGCAACCCTGGCTTGCCACCGCAGTAAAAGACGCGGTGGCGCAACGCGCGAGCGCGGAGTCCGTGGTGCGCGAACTGCAAGGCCAGGCTTCACGCCACGGTGAATTGCTGGAAGGTTTACAGCCGGATATGCAGCAGTTCGATACGCTGTGGAAAGTTCAGCAGCCGCGCGAAGAGAAAGTCAGCGGCTTGTTTAATGAATCAATCGATCTGTTTGCTGAATCCGCAGAAAGCAGCGAACCGCAGGCAGTGTCGAAAGATATCGGTCAACAGGCGCATGCTTTGTGGGTCAACCACGTACGCCAGTGGAGCCGCAACGATGATAACGCCGCGCGTTTGGGGCTCAGTCCTGCCGCGCTGCGCCAGATGGCGGAGATTGTTATCGTCAGCAGCTACCGGCTGAATTTACCTGATCAGTTGCAAAAAATTATGCAGCGCGATACCGCCTGCGCCGCGCAACTGTACGCCGCGATTGGTAACTTTGTCGCCTGGCTGGGATACGCGGAGATCGCGCAGGCGGATCGCCCGGAAAGCCGGGTAAACAAAGGCAGCACCATTTTTTCCAGCGGCACGGATGGCGCCACCCAGACGCGGTTAACCCGTCTGAGCGAGCAGCCAGTACACGCCGCCACCCGCTATGTTTATGACTGGCTGGTAGCGTTGTACCACCGGGCTATCGAAAACATTGGTTACAGCCATCCGCTGGATATCAGCCCGGCGGCGCGTAAAAAACTCAAATCCCTGCTTCCCTGA